A genome region from Alistipes dispar includes the following:
- a CDS encoding n-acyl-d-glucosamine 2-epimerase, with product MDFQHLADQYRSELMDSVLPFWLEHSQDKTYGGYFSCLDRDGSVYDTDKFIWLQGREVWLFSMLCNKVEKRKEWLDCAIQGGEFLRKYGHDGKYDWYFSLTREGKPIIDPYNIFSYTFATMAFAQLAMASGNDEYAQIAKKTFDRILEKRSNPKGKWTKAHPGTRPMKDFALPMILCNLALEIEQLIDPKLIEETIDVCLHEVMDVFYQKDLGLIVENLSASDNSLVDSFEGRSINPGHSLEAMWFIMDLGKRLGRPELIQRAVEIALRTIEYGWDKQYGGIFYFMDRLGHPQQQLEWDQKLWWVHIESAIAMIKGYQLTGNQKCLDWFEKLHQYMWEHFKDPEFPEWFGYLNRRGEVLLPLKGGKWKGCFHVPRGLFQIWKILEQCK from the coding sequence ATGGATTTTCAACATTTGGCCGACCAATACCGGTCGGAACTCATGGACAGCGTACTGCCCTTCTGGCTCGAACATTCCCAGGACAAAACCTACGGCGGATACTTCTCCTGCCTCGACCGCGACGGAAGCGTATACGACACCGACAAGTTCATCTGGCTCCAGGGCCGCGAGGTGTGGCTCTTCTCGATGCTCTGCAACAAGGTCGAAAAACGCAAGGAGTGGCTCGACTGCGCCATCCAGGGCGGCGAGTTCCTTCGGAAATACGGACACGACGGAAAATACGACTGGTACTTCTCCCTGACGCGCGAGGGCAAGCCCATCATAGACCCCTACAACATCTTCTCCTACACATTCGCCACCATGGCTTTCGCACAACTGGCAATGGCGTCCGGAAACGACGAATACGCGCAGATCGCGAAGAAGACATTCGACCGGATACTCGAAAAACGCTCGAATCCAAAGGGTAAGTGGACAAAGGCTCACCCGGGAACGCGACCGATGAAGGATTTCGCGCTCCCGATGATCCTCTGCAACCTCGCCCTCGAAATCGAACAGCTCATAGACCCCAAACTCATCGAGGAGACGATCGACGTATGCCTCCACGAGGTAATGGACGTATTCTACCAGAAGGACCTCGGTCTCATCGTCGAAAACCTTTCCGCCTCGGACAACTCGCTGGTGGACTCCTTCGAGGGCCGCTCGATAAATCCGGGACACTCGCTCGAGGCGATGTGGTTCATAATGGACCTCGGAAAAAGACTCGGACGCCCCGAACTGATCCAGCGCGCCGTAGAAATAGCGCTCCGGACCATCGAATACGGATGGGACAAACAGTACGGCGGAATATTCTACTTCATGGACCGCCTCGGACATCCCCAGCAGCAGCTCGAGTGGGACCAGAAGCTCTGGTGGGTGCACATCGAATCCGCGATAGCCATGATAAAGGGATACCAGCTCACAGGAAACCAGAAATGCCTGGACTGGTTCGAAAAACTGCACCAATACATGTGGGAGCACTTCAAGGACCCCGAGTTCCCCGAGTGGTTCGGATACCTGAACCGGCGAGGCGAGGTCCTCCTGCCTCTGAAGGGAGGGAAATGGAAGGGGTGCTTCCACGTACCGAGAGGTCTGTTCCAGATATGGAAGATCCTCGAACAATGCAAATAA
- a CDS encoding ATP-binding cassette domain-containing protein translates to MITIDSLSVRRDGRTLSDGVTMHLAEGAVHGFSGTDDAVWTALFDALFGLVRPDAGGVTRFGRPLRRSETAYLERRIRFFDGLTVRDLLDLTARRHPGSDPETCIRLLGLPPDRQLTALPAAVQRKTALAATLMQRKPVLLLDEPFDGLDAESLEAAQRLILRRQAEGATVLVASRLLPALEPVCDDIRLTDGGRIAAEYRRGEYARAGQELERLFALRYGVTTSGKIS, encoded by the coding sequence ATGATTACGATTGACTCGCTCTCCGTCCGCCGCGACGGCCGCACGCTGTCCGACGGCGTGACCATGCACCTGGCCGAAGGGGCCGTGCACGGGTTTTCCGGCACGGACGACGCGGTGTGGACGGCGCTGTTCGACGCCCTTTTCGGGCTCGTCCGCCCGGACGCGGGCGGCGTCACCCGCTTCGGACGTCCCCTGCGGCGGAGCGAGACCGCCTATCTGGAGCGCAGGATACGCTTCTTCGACGGTCTGACGGTCCGCGACCTGCTCGACCTCACGGCCCGCCGCCATCCGGGTTCCGACCCCGAAACCTGCATCCGGCTGCTGGGGCTTCCTCCCGACCGGCAGTTGACCGCGCTGCCGGCCGCCGTACAGCGGAAGACGGCCCTCGCGGCGACGCTCATGCAACGCAAACCCGTCCTGCTGCTCGACGAACCGTTCGACGGCCTCGACGCGGAGAGCCTCGAAGCCGCCCAGCGGCTCATCCTGCGGCGGCAGGCCGAAGGAGCCACGGTGCTCGTCGCGTCGCGCCTGCTTCCGGCGCTCGAACCCGTCTGCGACGACATCCGCCTCACGGACGGCGGCCGCATCGCCGCCGAATACCGGCGCGGCGAATATGCCCGCGCCGGGCAGGAACTGGAGCGGCTCTTCGCCCTGCGCTACGGCGTGACGACTTCCGGAAAAATCAGTTAG
- a CDS encoding GDSL-type esterase/lipase family protein: protein MKKLLLLLLAAAAATNVAAQPDTLTVNKDYYPQKRNVEELVPVTRKNIVMLGNSLTERGFWSEYFQTERVLNRGIGGDCISGMIHRIGPIVEGQPRAIFIMGGANDLVFSKISGEKLLEQYERLLGIIARESPRTKIYIQSLLPLNEAMNEKFFKGKNARIAAFNALLRDMAARRGLTYIDIWSDMQRDGILPAEYTFDGIHLKADGYRIWIEKIRPYIK, encoded by the coding sequence ATGAAAAAACTGCTTCTCCTGCTGCTGGCCGCAGCCGCCGCGACGAACGTCGCGGCGCAACCCGATACGCTGACCGTAAACAAGGACTACTACCCGCAGAAACGCAACGTCGAAGAACTGGTCCCCGTCACGCGGAAGAACATCGTGATGCTGGGCAACAGCCTGACCGAACGCGGCTTCTGGTCGGAATACTTCCAGACAGAGCGCGTGCTCAACCGCGGCATCGGCGGCGACTGCATCTCGGGTATGATCCACCGCATCGGCCCGATCGTCGAGGGACAGCCCCGCGCCATCTTCATCATGGGCGGAGCCAACGACCTCGTGTTCTCGAAAATCTCCGGCGAAAAGCTGCTCGAACAGTACGAACGGCTCCTCGGAATCATCGCCCGCGAATCGCCCCGCACGAAGATCTACATCCAGAGCCTGCTGCCGCTCAACGAGGCGATGAACGAGAAGTTCTTCAAGGGCAAGAACGCCCGCATCGCGGCCTTCAACGCCCTGCTGCGCGACATGGCCGCCCGCCGCGGGCTGACCTACATCGACATCTGGAGCGACATGCAGCGCGACGGCATCCTGCCCGCGGAGTACACCTTCGACGGCATCCACCTGAAGGCCGACGGCTACCGGATTTGGATCGAGAAGATCCGCCCCTACATCAAATAA
- a CDS encoding FAD-dependent oxidoreductase, with protein sequence MKTTLFAAAFALAASIGFSACTDTTRRTVDVLVIGGTTSGTSAAIAAAREGVSTLVVEPTPMLGGMLTAQGVSAIDGNDGLPSGFWNEFREALRSHYGGPEALRTGWVSATQFEPSVADSIFKAKAAAEPTLEVIHGYRLVEVYREGDAVTGARFTDDRGGRLEVAARITIDATDLGEALPLSGTAYRVGMDARADTGERQAFEQANDIVQDLTVVAILKDYGEGADRTIPRPEGYDPAEFEGCCTAGGKPMDPAYMIKYGRLPNGKYMINWPTHGNDYYANVVEMPYEERIEALKPAREKTLRFIYHLQHELGFRNLGIADDEFDTEDGLAYLPYHREGRRLDGVVRLTLDDVTDRYDRPAALYRTGISVGDYPVDHHHACYPGFGKIDFPPVPSFSVPLGALIPAGTDNLVVSDKAISVSNLINGSTRLQPVVLLTGQAAGTLAALAVKKGVTPREVPVREVQRALLARKAYIAPLYDVRPDDPDFELLQRIAATGILRMTGEPYHWANRSWFYPERTLTVGEFTQGLHDYAPQIDPTDDPTPLTASAAAELLRRAGGRIDTPAGAEGPVTRREAARMTDAALHPFDRAIDFEGNLKK encoded by the coding sequence ATGAAAACCACCCTCTTCGCGGCAGCCTTCGCGCTCGCCGCCTCCATCGGATTTTCCGCCTGCACCGACACGACCCGCCGCACGGTGGACGTGCTGGTGATCGGCGGCACGACCTCGGGCACTTCGGCGGCCATCGCCGCCGCCCGCGAAGGCGTTTCGACGCTCGTCGTGGAGCCGACGCCCATGCTCGGCGGCATGCTCACGGCGCAGGGCGTATCGGCCATCGACGGCAACGACGGCCTCCCCTCGGGCTTCTGGAACGAGTTCCGCGAGGCCCTGCGCAGCCACTACGGCGGCCCGGAGGCGCTCCGGACGGGCTGGGTGAGCGCCACGCAGTTCGAGCCGAGCGTCGCCGACAGCATCTTCAAGGCCAAAGCGGCGGCGGAACCGACGCTCGAAGTGATCCACGGCTACCGCCTCGTCGAGGTGTACAGGGAGGGCGACGCCGTGACCGGCGCCCGCTTCACCGACGACAGGGGCGGACGGCTGGAGGTCGCGGCACGCATCACGATCGACGCCACCGACCTGGGCGAAGCGCTGCCGCTCAGCGGCACGGCCTACCGCGTGGGCATGGACGCCCGCGCCGACACGGGCGAGCGGCAGGCGTTCGAGCAGGCCAACGACATCGTGCAGGACCTGACCGTGGTGGCGATCCTCAAGGACTACGGCGAAGGGGCCGACAGGACCATTCCCCGGCCCGAGGGATACGATCCCGCGGAGTTCGAGGGATGCTGCACCGCAGGCGGGAAACCCATGGACCCGGCCTACATGATCAAGTACGGACGCCTGCCCAACGGCAAGTACATGATAAACTGGCCGACGCACGGCAACGACTACTACGCGAACGTCGTCGAAATGCCCTACGAGGAGCGTATCGAGGCGCTGAAACCCGCCCGCGAGAAGACGCTCCGGTTCATCTACCACCTCCAGCACGAGCTGGGCTTCCGGAACCTCGGCATCGCCGACGACGAGTTCGACACCGAGGACGGGCTGGCCTACCTGCCCTACCACCGCGAAGGCCGCCGGCTGGACGGCGTGGTACGGCTGACGCTCGACGACGTCACGGACCGTTACGACCGCCCGGCGGCGCTCTACCGCACGGGCATCTCCGTCGGCGACTACCCCGTAGACCACCACCACGCCTGCTATCCCGGCTTCGGGAAGATCGACTTCCCGCCCGTCCCGTCGTTCAGCGTCCCGCTGGGGGCCCTGATCCCCGCCGGGACCGACAACCTCGTCGTCTCGGACAAGGCCATTTCGGTCTCGAACCTCATCAACGGCTCGACGCGCCTTCAGCCCGTGGTGCTGCTCACCGGACAGGCGGCCGGCACGCTGGCGGCCCTGGCCGTGAAGAAAGGGGTGACGCCGCGCGAAGTGCCCGTCCGCGAGGTGCAGCGCGCGCTGCTCGCCCGAAAGGCCTACATCGCCCCGCTGTACGACGTACGGCCCGACGATCCCGACTTCGAACTGTTGCAGCGCATCGCCGCCACGGGCATCCTGCGCATGACCGGCGAACCGTACCACTGGGCCAACCGTTCGTGGTTCTACCCCGAACGCACGCTCACCGTGGGCGAGTTCACGCAAGGGCTCCACGACTACGCCCCGCAGATCGACCCGACGGACGATCCGACTCCGCTCACCGCCTCCGCAGCCGCGGAGCTGCTGCGCCGCGCAGGCGGGCGGATCGACACCCCGGCCGGGGCGGAAGGTCCCGTCACGCGGCGCGAGGCGGCCCGGATGACCGACGCGGCCCTGCATCCGTTCGACCGGGCGATCGACTTCGAAGGAAACCTGAAAAAATAG
- the folE gene encoding GTP cyclohydrolase I FolE, producing MEGRNYTKEERFDAGRVEALKHHYAEILRLLGEDPAREGLLKTPERVAKAMAFLTKGYDEDPLEIIRSATFREEYRQMVLVKDIELYSLCEHHMLPFYGKAHVAYIPNGRITGLSKIARVVECFARRLQVQERLTVQIRDCIQEALDPMGVAVVIEASHMCMQMRGIEKQQSATTTSAFTGVFLSSQRTREEFMTLISHRYR from the coding sequence ATGGAAGGCAGAAACTACACGAAGGAGGAGCGTTTCGACGCCGGCAGAGTCGAAGCCCTCAAGCACCACTACGCCGAAATCCTGCGGCTGCTGGGCGAAGACCCCGCCCGCGAAGGGCTGCTCAAGACGCCCGAACGGGTGGCCAAGGCGATGGCGTTCCTCACGAAGGGATACGACGAAGACCCGCTCGAGATCATCCGCTCGGCCACCTTCCGCGAGGAGTACCGGCAGATGGTGCTCGTCAAGGACATCGAGCTCTACTCGCTCTGCGAACACCACATGCTGCCCTTCTACGGCAAGGCGCACGTGGCCTACATCCCCAACGGCCGCATCACGGGCCTCTCGAAGATCGCCCGCGTCGTGGAGTGCTTCGCCCGCCGCCTGCAGGTGCAGGAGCGGCTGACGGTGCAGATACGCGACTGCATCCAGGAGGCGCTCGACCCGATGGGCGTGGCCGTGGTGATCGAGGCCAGCCACATGTGCATGCAGATGCGCGGCATCGAGAAACAGCAGTCGGCCACCACGACCTCGGCCTTCACGGGCGTCTTCCTCTCGAGCCAGCGCACCCGCGAGGAGTTCATGACGCTCATCTCGCACCGGTACCGGTAA
- a CDS encoding DUF4434 domain-containing protein, which yields MEMSNRRNFLKKVAVAATSAIVAPELLQAATKAESALSQTAATQGAGNLIVPKEGGLRITGTFLDEISHDIPHQNWGAKEWEADFRHMKAIGIDTVIVIRSGYRKFITYPSPYLLKQGCYMPSVDLIDLFLRLAEKYGMKFYFGLYDSGKYWDTHDMTYEVEHNKYVIDEVWNMYGRRYKSFGGWYISGEISRATKGAISAFHAMGKQCKEVSGGLPTFISPWIDGKKAVMASGSKLTKEQAVSVEQHEREWDEIFDGIHDVVDACAFQDGHIDYDELDAFFTVNKKLADKYGMQCWTNAESFDRDMPIKFLPIKFDKLRMKLEAAKRAGYDKAITFEFSHFMSPQSAYLQAGHLYDRYKEYFNIR from the coding sequence ATGGAAATGTCGAACCGAAGAAATTTTCTTAAAAAAGTCGCCGTAGCCGCCACCTCGGCCATCGTCGCACCCGAACTGCTCCAAGCCGCCACGAAAGCCGAATCCGCTCTGTCACAGACGGCTGCGACCCAAGGCGCAGGCAACCTGATCGTCCCCAAAGAGGGCGGGCTCCGCATCACGGGCACGTTCCTCGACGAAATCTCGCACGACATTCCCCACCAGAACTGGGGCGCGAAGGAATGGGAGGCCGATTTCCGCCACATGAAGGCCATCGGCATCGACACGGTGATCGTCATCCGTTCGGGATACCGCAAATTCATCACCTACCCCTCGCCCTATCTGCTCAAACAGGGGTGCTACATGCCGTCGGTCGATCTGATCGACCTCTTCCTGCGGCTGGCCGAAAAATACGGCATGAAGTTCTATTTCGGCCTCTACGACTCGGGCAAGTACTGGGACACGCACGACATGACGTACGAGGTCGAGCACAACAAGTACGTGATCGACGAGGTGTGGAACATGTACGGACGGCGCTACAAGAGTTTCGGCGGCTGGTATATCAGCGGCGAGATCAGCCGCGCCACGAAGGGGGCCATCAGCGCCTTCCATGCGATGGGCAAGCAGTGCAAGGAGGTTTCGGGCGGGCTGCCCACCTTCATCTCCCCGTGGATCGACGGCAAGAAGGCCGTCATGGCCAGCGGCAGCAAGCTGACCAAGGAGCAGGCCGTTTCGGTCGAGCAGCACGAACGCGAGTGGGACGAGATTTTCGACGGCATCCACGACGTGGTGGACGCCTGCGCCTTCCAGGACGGGCATATCGACTACGACGAGCTGGACGCCTTCTTCACGGTGAACAAGAAGCTCGCCGACAAATACGGCATGCAGTGCTGGACGAACGCCGAGTCGTTCGACCGCGACATGCCCATCAAGTTCCTGCCCATCAAGTTCGACAAGCTGCGCATGAAGCTCGAGGCGGCCAAACGCGCCGGATACGACAAGGCCATCACCTTCGAGTTCTCGCACTTCATGTCGCCCCAGTCGGCCTACCTGCAAGCCGGACACCTCTACGACCGCTACAAGGAATACTTCAACATCCGCTGA
- a CDS encoding SGNH/GDSL hydrolase family protein gives MRRTYLAALLALFHTAAGSFGGSPAFAENGAFTGNAAGGFPEARETLPHESAAAETLRFTPATAPEIRFVGRAARSDDGALSFDWSGAYFSFRFEGTRCAMRAADSKRNYYNVFVDGKPHGKVTAEGPAKTIVLAEGLPHGVHTVLVQKRTEGEQGRTTLFAVGSDGPLLDAPQAPGRHIEFIGDSHTCGYGTEGKSPKEPFTPETENCDLAWGCIIARYFDADYTLIAHSGQGIVRNWGDEKEVSDCTMRERVARTFDMEETPLWDFAQYRPDIVVIKLGTNDFSTGTPSREQFDASFGEMHALLRRRYGDVPILYVVPQNCDAYYDYLRATIRTLGDPNLHAVPHLAPINDQTDDLGAGYHPNLRGQCKMAAAVIPYIATLAGWPMPQDRPIR, from the coding sequence ATGCGACGGACGTATCTCGCGGCGCTCCTCGCCCTGTTCCACACCGCAGCGGGTTCTTTCGGCGGAAGTCCCGCCTTCGCGGAAAACGGCGCCTTCACCGGGAATGCCGCCGGCGGATTCCCGGAGGCCCGGGAGACGCTGCCGCACGAATCCGCCGCCGCGGAAACGCTCCGATTCACTCCGGCGACAGCGCCGGAAATCCGATTCGTGGGACGCGCCGCACGCTCCGACGACGGCGCGCTCTCGTTCGACTGGAGCGGGGCCTACTTCTCGTTCCGATTCGAGGGTACGCGGTGCGCCATGCGGGCCGCGGACTCGAAACGGAATTACTACAACGTATTCGTGGACGGCAAACCCCATGGAAAGGTCACTGCAGAGGGACCGGCGAAGACCATCGTGCTGGCCGAAGGACTCCCCCACGGTGTGCACACCGTACTCGTACAGAAACGAACCGAGGGCGAGCAGGGACGCACGACGCTCTTCGCTGTCGGTTCCGACGGGCCCCTGCTCGATGCGCCCCAGGCCCCGGGCCGGCATATCGAATTCATCGGCGACTCGCACACCTGCGGATACGGCACGGAGGGCAAATCCCCGAAGGAGCCCTTCACGCCCGAGACCGAGAACTGCGACCTGGCGTGGGGTTGCATCATCGCACGCTACTTCGACGCAGACTACACGCTCATCGCACACTCCGGGCAAGGAATCGTACGCAACTGGGGCGACGAGAAGGAGGTCTCCGACTGCACCATGCGCGAACGTGTCGCACGCACCTTCGACATGGAGGAGACGCCCCTCTGGGACTTCGCGCAGTACCGGCCCGACATCGTGGTAATCAAGCTCGGAACCAACGATTTCAGCACGGGAACGCCCTCCCGGGAGCAATTCGACGCCTCGTTCGGCGAAATGCACGCCCTGCTGCGCCGCCGCTACGGCGACGTGCCGATTCTCTACGTCGTGCCACAGAACTGCGACGCCTACTACGACTACCTGCGGGCGACGATCCGGACGCTCGGAGACCCGAATCTGCACGCCGTACCGCATCTGGCGCCGATCAACGACCAGACCGACGACCTGGGCGCGGGCTACCACCCGAACCTGCGGGGACAGTGCAAGATGGCCGCGGCCGTCATCCCCTACATCGCGACGCTCGCCGGCTGGCCGATGCCGCAGGACCGGCCGATCCGGTAG
- a CDS encoding sugar porter family MFS transporter, with protein METRTNTGYVAFLSVVAAIGGILFGYDTAVISGTITSVETQFALNAMQVGWYVGCALIGSIGGVAVAGILSDRFGRKLTMLLAAVLFTASGIGCAVCGDFTQLVIYRILGGIGIGVVSIVSPMYISEVAVARWRGTLVSLYQLAITIGFLGAYLVNFQILRAAETAIYDSPWMQQIMVTEMWRGMLGSNALPAVLFFVVIFFIPESPRWLILRNRTEGAHAVLQRIYRSSEAADGEIASIRSAEAAAPKSEWRALTSPGMRKALLIGVAIAMLGQFMGVNAVLYYGPTIFEDAGLSSGDSLFSQVLVGVVNMLTTVLALVIIDRVGRKQLVYWGVSGMILSLLCIGVYFLAGAAWGLSPTFLLVFFLAYVFCCAVSISAVIFVLLSEMYPTRIRGLAMSIAGLSLWVGTYLIGQLTPWMLETLTPGGTFLLFAAMCVPYMLIMWRAVPETTGRSLEEIERYWQQSK; from the coding sequence ATGGAGACACGCACCAATACGGGCTACGTCGCGTTCCTGTCGGTCGTGGCGGCCATCGGCGGCATCCTGTTCGGATACGACACCGCCGTCATTTCGGGTACGATCACCAGCGTCGAGACGCAGTTCGCGCTCAACGCCATGCAGGTGGGCTGGTACGTCGGCTGCGCGCTGATCGGGTCGATCGGCGGCGTGGCCGTGGCCGGCATCCTGAGCGACCGCTTCGGCCGCAAGCTCACCATGCTCCTCGCCGCCGTGCTGTTCACGGCCTCGGGCATCGGCTGCGCCGTCTGCGGCGACTTCACGCAACTGGTCATCTACCGCATCCTCGGAGGCATCGGCATCGGCGTGGTGTCGATCGTCTCGCCCATGTACATTTCCGAAGTGGCCGTGGCCCGGTGGCGCGGCACGCTCGTCTCGCTCTACCAACTGGCCATCACCATCGGCTTCCTGGGGGCCTACCTCGTGAATTTCCAGATTCTCAGGGCGGCCGAAACGGCGATCTACGACTCGCCGTGGATGCAACAGATCATGGTCACGGAGATGTGGCGCGGCATGCTCGGCAGCAACGCGCTGCCGGCCGTGCTGTTCTTCGTGGTGATCTTCTTCATCCCCGAAAGTCCCCGCTGGCTGATCCTGCGCAACCGCACGGAGGGGGCGCACGCCGTACTGCAACGCATCTACCGCTCGTCGGAGGCGGCCGACGGAGAGATCGCCTCGATCCGCAGCGCCGAAGCCGCGGCGCCGAAGTCCGAATGGCGGGCGCTGACGTCGCCGGGAATGCGCAAGGCGCTTCTGATCGGCGTAGCGATCGCCATGCTGGGGCAGTTCATGGGCGTGAACGCCGTGCTCTACTACGGCCCCACGATCTTCGAGGACGCGGGACTTTCGAGCGGCGATTCGCTCTTCTCGCAAGTGCTCGTGGGCGTGGTGAACATGCTGACCACCGTCCTGGCGCTCGTCATCATCGACCGCGTGGGCCGCAAACAACTGGTCTATTGGGGCGTGTCGGGCATGATCCTCTCGCTGCTCTGCATCGGCGTTTACTTCCTCGCCGGAGCCGCCTGGGGGCTTTCCCCGACCTTCCTGCTGGTCTTCTTCCTGGCCTACGTCTTCTGCTGCGCCGTGTCGATCAGCGCCGTGATCTTCGTGCTGCTCTCCGAGATGTACCCCACGCGCATCCGCGGACTGGCCATGTCGATCGCCGGGCTCTCGCTCTGGGTCGGAACCTACCTGATCGGCCAGCTGACCCCCTGGATGCTCGAGACGCTGACCCCCGGAGGCACTTTCCTCCTCTTCGCGGCCATGTGCGTCCCCTACATGCTCATCATGTGGCGCGCCGTGCCCGAAACCACGGGGCGTTCGCTCGAGGAGATCGAACGCTACTGGCAGCAGAGCAAATGA
- a CDS encoding outer membrane beta-barrel protein: protein MKTAKYLKTIALCAVTAFAALPGKAQIFPNTYINVDWQAGVPLGGSFADKASGWGMNFEGGYFVTPAVTVGPFISYQTNLEKIPRQTITLGSGNSLTTNQKHALFQLPFGIASRYNWLKDSIFQPYAGLKLGASYAEMSSYYYVVKQYTDTWGFYLSPEIGVSIFPDPGYRLGFHVSLYYSYATNSGDLLVYSVNNLNNFGVRVGISF, encoded by the coding sequence ATGAAAACAGCGAAATACCTCAAGACCATCGCCCTCTGCGCCGTTACGGCCTTCGCGGCCCTCCCGGGCAAGGCGCAAATATTCCCGAACACCTATATCAATGTCGATTGGCAGGCGGGCGTACCCCTCGGCGGCAGCTTCGCCGACAAAGCCTCGGGCTGGGGCATGAATTTCGAAGGCGGCTACTTCGTCACCCCGGCCGTCACCGTCGGCCCGTTCATCTCCTACCAGACCAACCTGGAGAAGATCCCGCGCCAGACGATCACGCTCGGCAGCGGCAACTCGTTGACGACCAACCAGAAGCACGCGCTGTTCCAACTGCCTTTCGGCATCGCGTCCCGTTACAACTGGTTAAAGGACAGCATCTTCCAGCCGTATGCCGGACTGAAGCTGGGCGCCAGCTACGCCGAAATGTCCTCGTATTACTACGTCGTCAAACAGTACACCGACACGTGGGGATTCTACCTCTCGCCCGAAATCGGCGTGAGCATCTTCCCCGACCCCGGCTACCGGCTCGGTTTCCACGTATCGCTCTATTACAGCTATGCGACCAACAGCGGCGACCTGCTGGTCTATTCGGTCAATAACCTCAACAACTTCGGCGTCCGCGTGGGTATCTCCTTCTGA
- the rdgB gene encoding RdgB/HAM1 family non-canonical purine NTP pyrophosphatase: MKIIFATNNAHKLKEVQAVLGDGFTLVTPRECGVTEEIPEEQETLEGNASQKAHYLHDRTGCDCFADDTGLEVEALGGAPGVHSARYATDGHDFAANNRLLLRNLEGVANRRARFRTVISLILGGEKRLFEGIVEGRIIDRETGHEGFGFDPLFVPDGYDRTFAEMTTEEKNAVSHRARAVRKLADYLHSIGK; this comes from the coding sequence ATGAAGATCATCTTTGCAACCAACAACGCACACAAGCTCAAGGAGGTGCAGGCCGTTCTGGGCGACGGCTTCACGCTCGTGACGCCGCGCGAATGCGGCGTCACGGAGGAGATTCCCGAAGAGCAGGAAACCCTCGAAGGCAACGCTTCGCAGAAGGCGCACTACCTCCACGACCGCACCGGGTGCGACTGCTTCGCCGACGACACGGGCCTCGAGGTCGAGGCGCTCGGCGGCGCGCCGGGCGTCCATTCGGCCCGCTACGCCACCGACGGGCACGACTTCGCCGCGAACAACCGCCTGCTGCTCCGCAACCTGGAGGGCGTCGCGAACCGCCGGGCACGTTTCCGCACGGTCATTTCGCTGATCCTCGGCGGCGAGAAGCGCCTCTTCGAAGGAATCGTCGAAGGACGCATCATCGACCGCGAAACCGGACACGAAGGGTTCGGATTCGACCCGCTGTTCGTGCCCGACGGCTACGACCGCACCTTCGCGGAGATGACCACCGAGGAGAAAAACGCCGTCTCGCACCGCGCCCGCGCCGTGCGGAAACTCGCCGACTATTTGCATTCCATCGGGAAATAG
- a CDS encoding DUF4136 domain-containing protein, giving the protein MIVKNLRYSAIALAAIAFCSCQKEPSTSDLHRDYLVYTARDTGTDFAAIDTYYLPDSILIIGNSDRTEYWKDADALQIVGTVADRMEEAGYTRTDDKETADVGLQLSYVEKVTYFVGYNDPYWWWYYPYYWTPGYWGDWAGWHYPYSVYYGYTAGSLLMEMVDLEADRQSGKKLPVVWDSFIGGLLTPDAALNLQRTLDAVEQAFVQSPYLAK; this is encoded by the coding sequence ATGATCGTCAAAAATTTACGCTACTCGGCAATCGCACTCGCGGCAATCGCGTTCTGCTCCTGCCAGAAAGAGCCCTCGACATCGGATCTCCACAGGGATTATCTGGTCTATACCGCCCGCGACACCGGGACGGACTTCGCCGCCATCGACACCTATTACCTGCCCGACAGCATCCTCATCATCGGCAACAGCGACCGGACCGAATACTGGAAGGACGCCGACGCCCTGCAAATCGTCGGCACGGTGGCCGACCGCATGGAGGAAGCCGGCTACACGCGCACCGACGACAAGGAGACGGCCGACGTCGGCCTTCAGTTGAGCTACGTGGAGAAGGTGACCTACTTCGTGGGGTACAACGACCCCTACTGGTGGTGGTACTACCCCTACTACTGGACGCCCGGATACTGGGGCGACTGGGCCGGATGGCACTACCCCTACAGCGTTTACTACGGCTACACGGCCGGATCGCTGCTCATGGAAATGGTCGATCTGGAGGCCGACCGGCAAAGCGGCAAGAAACTGCCCGTCGTCTGGGACAGCTTCATCGGCGGCCTGCTGACCCCCGACGCGGCCCTCAACCTGCAACGCACGCTCGACGCCGTAGAACAGGCCTTCGTGCAATCCCCCTATCTGGCAAAATAG